The genomic segment AGCGTCAGGGTCTGCATACAACAGATTTTGTTTCAACTGCTCAAGGCTGCTGTGGTCCTGAACACCATCATGTAAGCAAGGGGTTTCTGACAGAGACCAGTAGGACCCTCCGTGAGCTGGGCATGCTGACTTACTAATCAGAGCCTGGTCACTGGGGTAGAGGGTGAAGTGGACAAAGCTGCAGAGCTTACATCCTAGCAGATTGCCTATGTTGGAAAAGAGTGGCTATTCCACCTTACCAATGATGCTTGAGACACCAGCGCCATCCAGTTACACTGCAGCTTTCCTAGATTTCCAAACTTTCTCTCAGCTCAAAGCAGATGCACACATGACGATGACCAAGAGAAAACTATCACTTCTTAAACTGCAGGTAAGAGCTGGATGAATTCATTGCGTAGTGTTGTCCTATgtattcctccctccccaccccaccctgccctgtcAACTCAGGGAGTTTTCTATTCTTGGTATATGAGCTTGTTAATATTAAATTTGGGAGAAGAGAGCCAGTGTTAAGTGAATATATCTTACAcataatatttttacatatatactatataaatataGTTTTTGTTAGGCTTAGGAAGGCAGGGTTGGGGGAGAGTCCggtggagaaaaggagagaggtgTCTGCACAAATGGGTAGACACATGCATCCTCTCAGTTGGTGTAGTTAAGTCCCCTAATTCAGGAGATGTTACGGTATATGTGAGTCTGAAATGGTTCAGCTCTCATCCGAGCAAAGAGAGTGTACTTCAATATGCTTTCCAATGGCCTCAGTCCCCAAAGCTATACTTACAGGAGCTGATAGTGCCCCCACAAAGGGCTCAGCAGTAAGAGATGAACCATTGAGAAGCCTCAAAAGTTAACTCTCTACCACTGATCCTCCCCTACCCCACGACCCAGGTTGACCCTCAGGGGTCATATGTCTCTGGGTCCTTTTGCTTTTCTAGGAGACATCAATCCTTTTCTGCTGGAAGCGCTTTAAGAGGCCTAGTCGGATCTGCTTTGACTTGAGGCAGTAAACGATGGGGTTCATGAAGGGTGGGACCAAGAAGTGCAGGTTGGCCATAAGCACTGCCAGAGCAGGGTAGCTGTGCCTCTCCACTCGGTGCAGCACAGACAGCCCCAGTTTGGGCAAATAAAAGACGAGAACAGTGCAGAGGTGTGAGACACACGTGTTGAGTGCCTTGAGCCGTTCCCCAGGGGAGGCAATACCCAGCACAGTTCGTAGGATCAGGATGTAGGAGAGCATGATGAGGGAGGAATCCAGGCCCAGGGAGAGGAGGATAGAGACCAGGCCCACCAAACTGTTGATCTGGATGTCTGAGCAGGCCAGTCCCACAAGGTCACAGTGCAGGCAGTAGCAGTGAGAGAGTACACTCATCTGGGGAAAGAGCAGACGCCGCAGAAGAATGGGTCCTGGGAGGTTGAGCAGGACAGCCCTCACCAGGATGGCAGCCCCCACTTTGGCCATGGCTGAGTGGGTAAGAACTGTGGCATAGTGCAGAGGGTCCCAGATGGCAACAAAGCGATCGAAAGCCATGGCCAGCAGCACACCGGATTCCACATAGGTGAAGGCATGGATGAAGAACATCTGCGCTGCACAGAGATCAAATGGCAGCTCACGAGCACCCAGCCAGAAGAGCTGCATCATAGTGGGGAAGGTGGAGACACAGAGGCCCAAATCAGAGGCTGCCAGCATGGACAGGAAGATGTACATGGGTTCATGTAAGGCTGGATCCGTGTGGATCAGGAAGAGGATGAAACTGTTACCCAGGATGGCAACCCCACTGATGAGGTTGATGGGGATGGAAACCCAGTGATGAGTGGCTTCCAGGCCTGGAAAGCCAGTAAGGAGGAAGGTGGAATGACCAGAAGTGCTGGTGTTGCAGGATAACATAGTGATTCCAGGAGGCAATCGTCCACCCTACAAGCAAGAGGAATTCATTCATTGGATCACCACGTATGAAGTCCCTACTCAGTGAGGGCTAGAAAGGAAAAGCTGCCCCATATACCTGTGTTGGACTTCTGGGTATAGCTTATGTGAACAAAGGAGGTTGTTTAGGCCAAAGAGAAGAGAGATGCTGAGTGGCTAGAGCAATAAGCAGAGTTGAactcaaaaaatatattcaataccACTTTATTCAAAGAGAAGATTGAATTAGATGATGAAAGAAGCCTCATTCTTAGGCGTTCCACTCCTCTCCATTTCCTGGCTCTCTCCAGAGTGTCTTCTCAGACTAACTAATGAGGGGAGGTGGATGATTTTCTGTCAAAACTTAGAAGGATATTAGAAATGAAGCCTGTACTGCTTGCTACATCAGACTTTGGAAAACTTACCTCTGAGAATAGGATCTGTTCACAAGTAAACCAGAAAGGACACAGTGAAAGAAATGGTGTATCTTCAGAGCCATCCTCTGAGGAGGCTGGTTGGCTTGTCCTCTGGTACTGTTACAAAACCAACATTATCTGTATTGCTTTTCTACAAAGATCCCTGGGGCCTAAAGTAGGTTCTTTTGAATGCATTCAGTGGTGACAAATTTCCCTTCTGTGAAGAAGAATTGGTTTAGAGCAAGTATTTAAGAGTTCTCCAAAACTGAAGCTGATAAATAAGGTAGAAACTCAGAGGCTTTCACTTCCGTTAAGCTCTCTCTTCCTCAACCCCAACTCCACCTCACTGGCTGCTTAGAGCTTGCACATTTTCTCCAACTCTGTCCTTGGACATGAACTCACACTTAGAAGGCACTTCCCTCTTAAGTAGCTATTTTCAGCCCTCAAATCTATTATAACATCTCCAAGTACTTGGAAGTTCTCATTTGGGGGCAGAAGGGTGAGGCTGACAGTATATACTCTTTTCTACTTGCTTTTCAATTTGATGTCTATTTGTTGGAGGAAAGAATAGGTTATTTGATTTGTGTTGTACAGGCACTGTCTTACTAAACTGACTTCCTATTATATGTCAAACACTGTACTAGGAGATGGCACATAGCAATGCAAACACACATCAAGGCAGGAATACCCTGTAGGTATGTGCTTGCTTGTTCCAGTATGAATATGTGTGGATTCCACCAGTCGGTTTCTGATGATGATTCTTAATGATTTAATAGTTGCTATCAGTAACtgtccatgtgccaggcactgcatgAGGATGATACTCACAATCTTCACAATAAGAAGCCGAGACTCAGATTAATTTACTTACTGCAAGCCAAATGTCTGACAGGTGAATGATCCTGATCTCAGTTCAATACTAATGCTCAAGGCCAAGTACTAGCACAGTTTATGAAACTTTACCCAAACTGTCAGGCAAGATATGCATTAGATTGATAGGCCAGAGCCTGAACGGAAAGGTTTTTTCTCTGGGAAGAACTTAGTCCATGCAACAGATTGGGGCCTCCCCGAGAGCAATGTTTTCATTCCACATAACATACCATTTTGTACAAAGCTTCTGTCCACAGCAGAGTGAACTGACATGCCCCAACCCACATGAAGAAAGGTAGACTTGCCTTCTCAGGCTCGCAACTTGGAGATCAGTGTTCTCTGCGGTTCCT from the Manis javanica isolate MJ-LG chromosome 11, MJ_LKY, whole genome shotgun sequence genome contains:
- the LOC140844185 gene encoding olfactory receptor 51G2-like; the encoded protein is MLSCNTSTSGHSTFLLTGFPGLEATHHWVSIPINLISGVAILGNSFILFLIHTDPALHEPMYIFLSMLAASDLGLCVSTFPTMMQLFWLGARELPFDLCAAQMFFIHAFTYVESGVLLAMAFDRFVAIWDPLHYATVLTHSAMAKVGAAILVRAVLLNLPGPILLRRLLFPQMSVLSHCYCLHCDLVGLACSDIQINSLVGLVSILLSLGLDSSLIMLSYILILRTVLGIASPGERLKALNTCVSHLCTVLVFYLPKLGLSVLHRVERHSYPALAVLMANLHFLVPPFMNPIVYCLKSKQIRLGLLKRFQQKRIDVS